The following proteins are encoded in a genomic region of Paenibacillus sp. FSL R7-0273:
- a CDS encoding Na+/H+ antiporter subunit A encodes MLFTIILLPFLLALLLLLINKSSRFHLGWLVLPLPAALFIYFLTKIPPVQAGQLLKDSYSWMPSFGVDLTMILDGLSLLFVLLITGMGTLVILYSIYYLNKQTEGIRQFYVYLLLFMGAMLGVVLSDNLIVLYGFWELTSISSFLLIAFWHRREKSSYGALKSMLITVFGGLAMFAGFNLLYVMTGTYSIREIIAQAGGLADHAMFIPAMLLILLGAFTKSAQFPFHIWLPDAMEAPTPVSAYLHSATMVKAGIYLVARLTPLFAGQAEWFWIVSLTGLVTLIYGSFKAIRQTDLKALLAYSTISQLGLIMSLLGLGSAAAFFTGTGEAAFYTMATTAAVFHLINHAVFKGSLFMVVGIIDHETGTRDLRKLGGLMSLMPVTFSIAVIGTFSMAGLPPFSGFLSKEMFFTSVLNIRGFDILSSAYWIQLFPVIAWIASVFTFVYSMIFVFKAFGGKLRQEKLDKVPHEAPLGLLLSPVILISLAVVFAFFPGLVSDPLIKPALASIHTGLLGSGEAFKVSIHFWHGFTPEIFMTLGVIAAGILLFIGYSRLKVQDREAPGRNILNRVYDGSLLLLERGSKRMTDAYMTGSNRHYLLYIFSFLVVSLLAVLLSEQGVHFGMGQYADLSFYETAVVAVMLLAAFAVPFAKSRVNAILFTGGTGYMVTLLFVLFRAPDLALTQMIIETVSVILFLLCFRYLPKLKQQKEPLRFKLPNLIIALGGGITVTLIALAAMGSSPFEPISEYFLKESYSSAGGKNVVNVILVDFRGFDTLFEIMVLGIASLSIFGLIQLKMDPVALRQPDIKNASARQLRSNDVILQTMSKGIVLIIIVFSFYLFFAGHNHPGGGFIGALMTSAALVLMTIAFGMDQVRKALPVNYRLLTATGLLLAILTASGSFLFGAPFLSHAFGHFDLPLLGDTELATAVLFDLGVYLAVVGVTMNIILSIGGDKQWSS; translated from the coding sequence GTGTTGTTCACTATTATTTTGCTTCCGTTTTTATTGGCGTTACTGCTGCTGCTGATTAACAAGAGCTCCCGCTTTCATTTAGGCTGGCTCGTTCTGCCACTGCCGGCGGCTCTTTTTATCTATTTCCTGACGAAGATTCCACCTGTTCAGGCAGGGCAGCTTCTAAAGGACAGCTATTCATGGATGCCTTCCTTCGGGGTGGATTTAACCATGATTCTGGATGGACTCAGTCTGCTCTTTGTCCTGCTGATTACCGGGATGGGTACACTGGTTATTCTGTATTCCATCTATTATCTGAATAAGCAGACGGAGGGTATCCGCCAGTTCTATGTTTATCTGCTGCTGTTCATGGGGGCAATGCTGGGTGTCGTGCTGTCGGATAATCTGATTGTCCTTTACGGATTCTGGGAGCTTACCAGCATATCCTCATTCCTGCTGATCGCGTTCTGGCACCGCCGGGAAAAATCCTCCTACGGGGCGCTCAAGTCAATGCTGATTACCGTATTCGGCGGACTGGCGATGTTTGCCGGCTTCAATCTGCTGTATGTAATGACCGGCACTTACAGCATCCGTGAAATTATAGCCCAGGCCGGCGGATTGGCAGACCATGCTATGTTTATCCCGGCTATGCTGCTTATTCTGCTGGGTGCTTTCACGAAATCTGCCCAGTTTCCTTTCCATATCTGGCTGCCTGACGCGATGGAAGCGCCGACTCCGGTCAGTGCCTATCTTCACTCAGCTACTATGGTTAAAGCCGGGATCTATCTGGTGGCCAGGCTCACTCCGTTATTTGCAGGGCAAGCCGAATGGTTCTGGATTGTCTCGCTGACGGGTCTGGTCACTCTGATCTACGGATCATTTAAAGCTATCCGCCAAACCGATCTCAAGGCTTTGCTGGCTTACTCGACTATCAGTCAATTGGGACTGATTATGTCTCTCCTGGGGCTCGGCTCTGCTGCAGCCTTCTTTACCGGAACTGGAGAAGCTGCCTTCTATACTATGGCTACGACAGCTGCAGTCTTCCACCTTATCAACCATGCCGTTTTCAAAGGCAGTCTGTTTATGGTTGTAGGCATAATTGACCATGAGACAGGAACCCGTGATCTCCGCAAGCTGGGAGGACTGATGTCGCTGATGCCGGTTACCTTTTCCATTGCGGTTATCGGGACCTTCTCCATGGCGGGCCTGCCGCCGTTCAGCGGATTCCTTAGTAAAGAAATGTTTTTTACATCCGTTCTGAATATCCGCGGGTTTGATATCCTCAGTTCGGCTTACTGGATACAGCTCTTTCCCGTTATCGCCTGGATTGCCAGTGTTTTTACCTTTGTATACAGCATGATTTTCGTCTTCAAAGCTTTTGGCGGCAAGCTCCGGCAGGAGAAGCTGGATAAAGTTCCGCACGAGGCCCCGCTTGGGCTTTTACTGTCCCCGGTGATTTTAATTTCACTGGCTGTCGTGTTTGCCTTCTTCCCGGGGCTCGTATCAGATCCGCTGATTAAACCGGCGCTTGCTTCAATCCATACCGGGCTGCTTGGTTCAGGCGAAGCCTTTAAAGTATCCATTCATTTCTGGCATGGCTTTACTCCGGAAATTTTTATGACTTTAGGCGTAATTGCTGCCGGAATCCTGTTATTTATAGGCTACAGCCGCCTTAAGGTGCAGGATCGTGAAGCACCTGGACGCAACATTCTCAACAGGGTCTATGATGGATCCCTGCTACTGCTTGAACGTGGTTCAAAACGTATGACTGATGCTTACATGACAGGCTCCAACCGTCATTATCTGCTGTACATTTTCAGCTTTTTGGTAGTCTCTCTGCTGGCTGTTCTGCTGTCGGAGCAGGGAGTACACTTCGGAATGGGGCAATATGCCGATTTATCCTTTTATGAAACAGCCGTAGTAGCGGTGATGCTTCTGGCGGCATTTGCCGTGCCTTTTGCCAAGTCGCGCGTTAATGCCATTCTGTTCACCGGCGGGACCGGTTATATGGTCACACTTCTGTTTGTACTCTTCCGGGCACCCGACCTTGCGCTTACACAGATGATCATAGAGACCGTATCTGTCATACTGTTCCTGCTCTGCTTCCGGTATCTGCCGAAGCTGAAGCAGCAAAAGGAGCCTTTGCGCTTCAAGCTGCCTAATCTGATTATTGCGCTGGGAGGCGGTATTACAGTAACGCTGATAGCCCTTGCTGCTATGGGCAGCAGCCCCTTTGAGCCGATCTCGGAATATTTTCTGAAGGAGAGCTACAGCTCGGCCGGAGGAAAAAATGTCGTCAACGTCATCCTGGTGGATTTCCGCGGATTTGATACCTTGTTCGAGATTATGGTACTTGGTATTGCTTCACTGTCCATCTTTGGTCTGATCCAGCTGAAAATGGACCCTGTTGCTCTTCGGCAGCCGGACATTAAAAACGCCTCTGCGCGGCAGCTGCGGAGTAATGATGTGATTTTGCAGACGATGTCCAAGGGGATTGTCCTTATTATTATTGTTTTCTCATTCTATTTGTTCTTTGCAGGCCACAATCATCCGGGAGGCGGCTTTATCGGTGCGCTCATGACTTCTGCGGCGCTTGTCCTGATGACGATCGCTTTCGGAATGGATCAGGTCCGCAAGGCTCTTCCTGTAAATTACCGTCTTCTTACAGCAACCGGCTTGCTGCTGGCCATTCTTACCGCATCGGGCTCCTTTCTGTTTGGAGCACCTTTTCTGAGCCATGCCTTCGGGCACTTTGATTTGCCTCTGCTCGGAGATACGGAGCTTGCAACAGCGGTCCTCTTTGA
- a CDS encoding universal stress protein: MEISKESIMVCVHYGPHGQRLIQRGSQLAGLLQAPLIVLTVGALGDNEYNREKQQYLSGWKSLTEAAGGQFVIRDGNGKSVSEVIADTARENRITQIIIGQSGQTFWEGLTRGNFINDLLELLGPIDLHIVAVQRYPELLEQTHERGVKAYLALSKDRYVLAESAEDSNVNVLKGVFFRELHTDFNTGLFKIVTDGEAQYLRIVQNEWVKPH, encoded by the coding sequence GTGGAAATAAGCAAGGAGAGCATTATGGTCTGTGTACATTATGGTCCCCACGGGCAAAGGCTGATTCAGCGGGGCAGCCAATTGGCAGGGCTGCTTCAGGCGCCGTTAATTGTACTTACAGTGGGCGCACTGGGAGACAATGAATACAACCGGGAGAAGCAGCAATATCTTTCAGGCTGGAAGAGCCTTACAGAAGCTGCCGGTGGACAGTTTGTTATCCGTGACGGCAACGGCAAGAGCGTGTCTGAGGTCATTGCGGATACGGCGCGCGAGAACCGCATTACGCAGATTATAATCGGGCAATCAGGTCAGACCTTTTGGGAAGGACTTACCCGGGGGAATTTTATCAATGACCTGCTGGAGCTGCTGGGCCCGATTGATCTTCATATTGTGGCTGTGCAGCGTTATCCTGAATTGCTTGAGCAAACGCATGAGAGAGGGGTTAAGGCTTATCTTGCATTAAGCAAAGACCGTTATGTCCTCGCAGAAAGTGCTGAAGACAGCAATGTCAATGTTTTGAAGGGTGTCTTCTTCCGCGAGCTTCACACCGACTTTAACACCGGATTGTTTAAAATCGTCACAGACGGTGAGGCGCAGTATTTGCGGATTGTGCAAAATGAATGGGTGAAGCCGCACTAA
- a CDS encoding glycoside hydrolase family 88/105 protein, protein MTEKTALTPIGWGEKACEALMHEFEPEQLPPNYFHYHQGVFLSGMEKVWQQTGERKYFDYIKRWVDSQVQPDGSIKEFHREQLDDIQPGVLLFNLYKETGDERYKKALFTLVPLLKSWEVNEEGGFWHKGHYPNQMWLDGLYMAGPIAAMFAKTFDQPEYTDMMTFQALLVHEHTYDEATGLLFHGWDASKKAAWADPVTGRAPEFWGRAIGWYPVALLEMFEYMPEDHKDKTRLAEITKDLLIALTKFQDPATGLWYQVTDKTDRPDNWLENSCTALYVHAIAKAVRFGYLDESYMEYAWKGYQGVIDTLKFDDEGYVRIGNICIGTGIGGYEHYIARPTSENDLHGVGGFLLMCAEMNLAEAKS, encoded by the coding sequence ATGACCGAAAAAACAGCACTAACCCCTATAGGCTGGGGAGAAAAAGCCTGTGAGGCGCTGATGCACGAATTTGAACCGGAGCAACTGCCGCCGAACTATTTTCACTATCATCAGGGCGTATTTCTGTCAGGTATGGAGAAGGTGTGGCAGCAGACCGGCGAACGTAAGTATTTTGACTATATCAAGCGTTGGGTAGATTCCCAGGTGCAGCCGGACGGCAGCATTAAGGAGTTCCACCGTGAGCAGCTGGATGATATCCAGCCGGGTGTGCTGCTGTTCAATCTGTATAAGGAAACGGGAGACGAACGCTACAAAAAGGCGCTGTTCACTCTGGTCCCGCTGCTGAAAAGCTGGGAGGTTAACGAGGAGGGCGGCTTTTGGCATAAAGGCCATTATCCTAACCAGATGTGGCTGGACGGGCTTTATATGGCAGGTCCGATTGCTGCCATGTTTGCAAAGACCTTCGACCAGCCGGAGTACACCGACATGATGACGTTCCAGGCGCTGCTTGTGCATGAGCATACCTATGATGAAGCAACGGGCCTGCTGTTTCACGGCTGGGACGCCAGCAAAAAGGCCGCATGGGCTGATCCCGTGACAGGCCGTGCACCGGAGTTCTGGGGACGGGCCATCGGCTGGTATCCTGTCGCGCTGCTGGAAATGTTCGAATATATGCCTGAGGACCATAAGGACAAGACACGGCTGGCGGAGATTACGAAGGACCTGCTGATTGCCCTGACCAAATTCCAGGACCCGGCCACAGGACTGTGGTATCAGGTGACGGATAAGACTGACCGTCCGGACAACTGGCTGGAAAATTCCTGCACCGCCCTTTATGTACATGCAATTGCCAAGGCTGTCCGCTTCGGCTACCTCGATGAAAGCTACATGGAGTATGCGTGGAAAGGGTATCAGGGGGTAATCGACACCCTGAAGTTTGATGATGAGGGTTATGTGCGTATTGGCAACATCTGCATCGGAACCGGCATCGGCGGCTATGAGCACTACATCGCCCGCCCGACCAGCGAAAATGATCTGCACGGCGTAGGTGGCTTCCTGCTGATGTGCGCGGAGATGAATCTGGCTGAAGCAAAGAGCTAA
- a CDS encoding helix-turn-helix domain-containing protein: MSELKFSSLDGAFELTHRQAESHNMPVFHLHSTYEIYYLLSGKREFFIRDRTMEIQEGEVMIVSPHVLHRTTNAAEPQHERLIVNIRRDLMLPGGEGGREVFAPLLGTDYRIVRCSMQERLYTDELARRIIGEVQRGEPGFELFVLTLIQQLILFSCRRMTGDDEEPAEYPSPMHERMSGVVRYINENYMEKLSLQLLAERFFISPYYLSVCFKKATGFTFVEYVNSVRVKESIRLLAETGLPAHLIARKVGFGSVSHFGRVFRQVTGQPPLFYRKLP; encoded by the coding sequence GTTTGGACGGAGCCTTTGAGCTGACCCACCGTCAGGCGGAGTCTCATAATATGCCGGTCTTCCACCTCCATTCTACCTATGAAATATACTATTTGCTGTCCGGCAAAAGAGAGTTCTTCATCCGTGACCGGACAATGGAGATTCAGGAGGGGGAGGTGATGATCGTGTCTCCCCATGTGCTTCACCGCACGACGAATGCAGCAGAGCCCCAGCATGAACGGCTGATCGTTAACATCCGCAGGGATCTGATGTTGCCTGGCGGGGAGGGCGGCAGGGAAGTATTTGCTCCGCTGCTGGGGACGGACTACCGGATTGTCCGGTGCAGCATGCAGGAGCGGCTGTATACCGATGAGCTGGCCAGAAGAATCATCGGCGAGGTTCAGCGGGGGGAGCCGGGATTTGAGCTGTTTGTGCTTACGCTTATTCAGCAGCTGATCTTGTTCAGCTGCCGCAGAATGACAGGAGACGATGAGGAGCCGGCTGAATACCCCAGCCCGATGCATGAACGGATGTCCGGCGTGGTCCGGTACATCAATGAGAATTACATGGAGAAGCTGTCGCTGCAGCTGCTTGCGGAACGCTTTTTCATCAGCCCGTATTATTTGAGCGTGTGCTTCAAGAAGGCTACGGGCTTTACTTTTGTGGAATACGTTAATAGTGTACGGGTAAAGGAGTCCATCAGGCTTTTGGCAGAAACCGGTTTGCCTGCTCATTTAATTGCGCGCAAGGTCGGATTCGGCAGTGTGAGCCACTTCGGCAGAGTCTTCCGGCAGGTGACCGGTCAGCCGCCGTTATTTTACCGGAAGCTGCCTTGA